One genomic window of Streptomyces sp. NBC_01498 includes the following:
- a CDS encoding small ribosomal subunit Rsm22 family protein, whose protein sequence is MNASLPTAEALRAALAGLLDGLPPSQAARSVERLITNYRGVTPTGAPLLRDRSDVAAYAAYRMPATFEAVRSALDALAEAAPGWAPGSHVDVGGGTGAAVWAAEAVWADGDASGDGGGDGGPAGRTTTVLDWAEPALALGRELAAGSGAPALRTAAWTRTRIAEGLTLPACDLVTVSYVLNELTDADRAALVTEAARAGQAVVIVEPGTPDGYRRVIEARSLLIGAGLRVAAPCPHSGACPIGSGTDWCHFAARVSRSSLHRQVKGGSLAYEDEKFSYVAATRFDARPVQARVTRKPQTRKGQMLLELCTETDGLRRETVSKRHGPLYRAARDVSWGDAWPPHDTSGGTAGDASGDTYGHASGDDGL, encoded by the coding sequence GTGAACGCCTCCCTCCCCACCGCCGAAGCCCTGCGCGCCGCACTCGCCGGGCTTCTCGACGGACTGCCGCCGAGCCAGGCCGCCCGGTCCGTCGAGCGGCTGATCACCAACTACCGGGGAGTCACCCCGACCGGTGCGCCGCTGTTGCGCGACCGCTCCGACGTCGCCGCGTACGCCGCGTACCGGATGCCCGCCACCTTCGAGGCCGTACGGTCCGCGCTCGACGCGCTGGCGGAGGCGGCGCCCGGGTGGGCGCCGGGCAGCCACGTGGACGTGGGTGGCGGCACCGGGGCGGCGGTCTGGGCGGCCGAGGCGGTCTGGGCGGACGGTGACGCGAGCGGGGACGGCGGCGGGGACGGGGGCCCGGCGGGCCGTACGACGACGGTGCTGGACTGGGCCGAACCCGCGCTCGCCCTCGGCCGCGAACTGGCCGCCGGGTCGGGCGCACCCGCGCTGCGGACCGCCGCGTGGACCCGCACCAGGATCGCCGAGGGCCTGACGCTCCCGGCGTGCGATCTCGTCACCGTCTCGTACGTGCTCAACGAACTCACCGACGCCGACCGCGCCGCCCTCGTCACCGAGGCGGCCCGCGCCGGGCAGGCCGTCGTGATCGTGGAGCCGGGCACCCCCGACGGCTACCGGCGGGTCATCGAGGCCCGTTCCCTGCTGATCGGCGCGGGACTGCGGGTGGCCGCGCCGTGCCCGCACAGCGGCGCCTGCCCCATCGGGTCCGGCACCGACTGGTGCCACTTCGCGGCCCGGGTCAGCCGGTCGTCGCTGCACCGGCAGGTGAAGGGGGGCTCGCTGGCGTACGAGGACGAGAAGTTCAGCTACGTGGCGGCGACACGCTTCGACGCGCGGCCGGTACAGGCCCGGGTGACCCGCAAGCCGCAGACCCGCAAGGGCCAGATGCTGCTCGAACTGTGCACGGAGACGGACGGGCTGCGGCGGGAGACGGTGAGCAAGCGGCACGGGCCGCTGTACCGGGCCGCGCGGGACGTGTCGTGGGGCGACGCGTGGCCGCCCCACGACACGTCCGGCGGCACGGCGGGCGACGCGTCCGGCGACACATACGGCCACGCGTCCGGTGACGACGGGTTGTAG
- the ddaH gene encoding dimethylargininase: MRSTVREEPSLPRDASPRRYLMCPPAHFRVTYSINPWMDPTKPVDLPLALAQWEVLRDRYRALGHTVSLLEPHPDLPDMVYAANGATVIDGRVLGARFAHPERTPEAEAHLDWFRARGFTEIHEPAHINEGEGDFAVTGSYILAGRGFRSSPLSHDEAQEFFGRPVIGLDLVDPRYYHLDTALCVLDDAADEVMYYPGAFSPGSRAVLARLFPDALIAREADAAALGLNAVSDGRHVLLPQAAAGLFAPLRDRGYEPIAVDLGELLKGGGSVKCCTQELRQDSDLDVRREVLRAA; encoded by the coding sequence GTGCGCTCCACCGTTCGTGAGGAGCCCTCGTTGCCTCGTGACGCCTCGCCCCGCCGCTACCTGATGTGCCCACCCGCGCATTTCAGAGTGACGTACTCCATCAACCCGTGGATGGATCCGACGAAACCCGTGGATCTGCCGCTGGCGCTCGCCCAGTGGGAGGTGCTCCGCGACCGCTACCGGGCTCTCGGCCACACCGTCTCCCTGCTGGAGCCCCACCCCGACCTGCCCGACATGGTGTACGCGGCCAACGGCGCCACCGTCATCGACGGCCGGGTGCTCGGCGCGCGGTTCGCGCACCCCGAGCGCACGCCGGAGGCCGAGGCGCATCTGGACTGGTTCCGCGCGCGCGGCTTCACCGAGATCCATGAGCCGGCACACATCAACGAGGGCGAGGGCGACTTCGCGGTCACCGGCTCGTACATCCTGGCGGGACGCGGCTTCCGCTCCAGCCCGCTCTCGCACGACGAGGCGCAGGAGTTCTTCGGCCGCCCGGTGATCGGGCTGGATCTGGTCGATCCCCGCTACTACCACCTGGACACCGCGCTCTGTGTCCTGGACGACGCGGCCGACGAGGTCATGTACTACCCCGGCGCGTTCTCACCGGGCAGCCGGGCCGTCCTCGCCCGGCTGTTCCCGGACGCGCTGATCGCCCGGGAGGCGGACGCGGCGGCCCTCGGGCTCAACGCGGTGAGCGACGGCCGCCATGTGCTGCTGCCCCAGGCGGCGGCCGGGCTGTTCGCGCCGCTCAGGGACCGGGGGTACGAGCCGATCGCCGTGGACCTGGGCGAGCTGCTCAAGGGCGGCGGCAGTGTGAAGTGCTGCACACAGGAACTGCGGCAGGACAGCGACCTGGACGTACGGCGGGAGGTCCTGCGCGCGGCCTGA
- a CDS encoding TetR/AcrR family transcriptional regulator, which translates to MAENKAPDVTRRSEKSRRAIYAAALSLVAETGYTKTTIEAIAARAGVGKQTIYRWWPSKAAVLLEAFLDLSEQAAEAVGGDDAYEIPDTGDLAADLKLVLRATVDELNDPTFEAPTRALAAEGIVDAAIGAEYTERLLEPQIALYVRRLRAAQEAGAVRDDIDPRTATELLIGPLLHRWLLRTLPLTHAYADTLVDHALLGLAPRA; encoded by the coding sequence ATGGCTGAGAACAAGGCACCGGACGTCACACGCCGCAGTGAGAAGTCACGCCGCGCCATCTACGCCGCCGCCCTGTCCCTGGTCGCGGAGACCGGTTACACGAAGACCACGATCGAGGCGATCGCGGCCCGCGCGGGTGTCGGCAAGCAGACGATCTACCGCTGGTGGCCCTCGAAGGCCGCCGTGCTCCTCGAAGCCTTCCTCGACCTGAGCGAGCAGGCCGCCGAGGCGGTGGGCGGTGACGACGCGTACGAGATCCCCGACACCGGTGACCTCGCGGCCGACCTCAAACTGGTGCTCCGCGCCACGGTCGACGAGCTGAACGACCCGACGTTCGAGGCGCCGACCCGCGCGCTCGCCGCCGAGGGCATCGTGGACGCGGCGATCGGCGCCGAGTACACGGAACGGCTGCTGGAGCCGCAGATCGCGCTCTACGTAAGGAGGCTGCGGGCCGCACAGGAGGCCGGCGCCGTACGGGACGACATCGACCCGCGCACCGCGACGGAGCTGCTGATCGGTCCGCTGCTGCACCGCTGGCTGCTGCGGACGCTGCCGCTCACCCACGCGTACGCGGACACGCTGGTCGACCACGCGCTGCTCGGCCTCGCGCCCAGGGCGTAG
- a CDS encoding bifunctional DNA primase/polymerase, whose amino-acid sequence MGDDFGRYRGTEGKVSQWLRRFAGKSGDGPEPAPDADARLALLLAVAAAGMPVSPAAHPVGYRCSCERIGCPTPGRHPVSFAWQTQSTTDEAQIERWAANQPDANFITATGMIHDVLDVPLEAGARALERLLAAGVDVGPVADSGGDRMLFFTATRGTPEDEDEWWPCELDCHPETMDEHPGFRWHCRGSYVLVPPARLPGELALTWLRGPELPLPDPLTLLESLTDACARYAGENHELDPHPVAWPLGR is encoded by the coding sequence ATGGGCGACGATTTCGGCCGCTACCGCGGCACTGAGGGCAAGGTTTCCCAGTGGCTGCGCCGGTTCGCCGGAAAGTCCGGTGACGGCCCCGAGCCCGCCCCGGACGCCGACGCCCGACTGGCCCTGCTCCTCGCCGTGGCCGCCGCCGGTATGCCCGTCTCACCCGCCGCGCACCCCGTCGGCTACCGATGTTCGTGCGAACGCATCGGCTGTCCCACCCCCGGCAGGCACCCGGTCTCCTTCGCCTGGCAGACGCAGTCCACGACCGACGAGGCGCAGATCGAACGGTGGGCCGCCAACCAGCCGGACGCCAACTTCATCACGGCCACCGGCATGATCCACGACGTCCTCGACGTCCCGCTGGAGGCGGGCGCCCGAGCGCTGGAGCGGCTGCTCGCGGCGGGTGTCGACGTCGGCCCGGTGGCCGACTCCGGCGGCGACCGGATGCTCTTCTTCACCGCGACCCGGGGCACACCCGAGGACGAGGACGAGTGGTGGCCCTGTGAACTGGACTGCCACCCCGAGACGATGGACGAGCATCCCGGCTTCCGCTGGCACTGCCGGGGCAGTTACGTCCTCGTACCGCCCGCCCGGCTGCCCGGTGAACTGGCGCTGACCTGGCTGCGCGGCCCCGAGCTTCCGCTGCCCGACCCGCTGACGCTGCTGGAGTCGCTGACCGACGCGTGCGCGCGGTACGCGGGCGAGAACCACGAACTGGACCCGCACCCGGTGGCCTGGCCGCTGGGCCGCTGA
- a CDS encoding heme ABC transporter ATP-binding protein, producing MKVLARGALGGRFATRARELPARVAPGEVVAEARNLRVRLGGRDVLGGEAGGVDLLVRAGEVLALVGPNGAGKSTLLAALAADLSPVDSTADSTADSPGGAPGGTVRIGGRPAHHWSAPELALRRAVLPQAATLSFPFPVAEVVRMGRAPWAGTAAEDDDEAAVAGAMAATEVTAFAERPFSALSGGERARVALARVLAQRAPLLLLDEPTAALDLRHQELVLRVCRERAAAGDAVVVVLHDLGLAAAYADRAAVLHEGHVVADGPPAGVFDGQLLSRVYRQAVEVFPHPRTGTPLVVPVRTGRVRTVSGGHGAEGDR from the coding sequence ATGAAGGTCCTGGCACGGGGTGCGCTGGGGGGCCGGTTCGCCACGCGGGCGCGGGAGTTGCCCGCCCGCGTCGCCCCCGGGGAGGTCGTCGCCGAGGCGCGGAACCTGCGGGTAAGGCTCGGCGGGCGTGACGTCCTCGGCGGCGAAGCGGGCGGCGTGGACCTCCTCGTACGCGCGGGAGAGGTCCTGGCGCTCGTCGGGCCCAACGGCGCGGGCAAGTCCACCCTGCTCGCCGCCCTCGCCGCCGATCTGAGCCCCGTCGACAGCACCGCCGACAGCACCGCCGACAGTCCCGGGGGCGCCCCCGGCGGCACGGTCCGGATCGGCGGCCGGCCCGCCCACCACTGGTCCGCGCCCGAACTCGCCCTGCGCCGGGCCGTGTTGCCGCAGGCGGCCACCCTCTCCTTCCCGTTCCCGGTCGCGGAGGTCGTCCGGATGGGCCGCGCCCCCTGGGCGGGCACGGCGGCGGAGGACGACGACGAGGCGGCCGTGGCCGGGGCGATGGCCGCGACCGAGGTCACCGCGTTCGCCGAGCGCCCGTTCTCCGCGCTGTCCGGCGGCGAACGCGCCCGCGTCGCGCTCGCCCGGGTCCTCGCCCAGCGCGCCCCGCTGCTCCTCCTCGACGAGCCGACCGCCGCGCTCGACCTGCGGCACCAGGAGCTGGTGCTGCGCGTCTGCCGGGAAAGGGCGGCGGCCGGTGACGCCGTCGTGGTCGTCCTGCACGACCTCGGGCTGGCCGCCGCGTACGCCGACCGGGCCGCCGTCCTGCACGAGGGCCACGTCGTGGCGGACGGCCCGCCGGCCGGCGTGTTCGACGGCCAACTCCTCAGCCGTGTCTACCGGCAGGCGGTGGAAGTCTTCCCGCACCCGCGAACCGGGACCCCGCTCGTGGTGCCCGTCCGGACCGGTAGGGTTCGAACGGTCAGTGGGGGTCACGGAGCAGAAGGCGACCGATGA
- a CDS encoding FecCD family ABC transporter permease, protein MTTAPTVTAPPDPAPAGPAAVRKKSQRRGCTWLLTAGLLGALLLLCLLSAGLGAYGIPLGDVLGSVQHRIGLGGTALDRVAESVLWNVRLPRVVLALLVGASLGCAGALMQGVFGNPLAEPGVIGISAGAAVGAVASIALGLTFLGNWTVTVCAFVSGLLTVLLVYAMSRSGGRTEVVTLILTGIAVNAFAGALIGLSIFFADNAQISQITFWQLGSLAQATWPKVLAVLPCALLGLAVAPFYAGKLDLLALGERPARHLGVDVERLRVVLVLVVALLTAAAVAVAGIITFVGLLVPHLLRMANGPGHRFLVPGSALGGALVLVAGDLAARTVAAPAELPLGVLTALFGSPFFFWLLRRTRRKQGGWA, encoded by the coding sequence ATGACCACCGCACCCACCGTGACCGCACCCCCGGACCCCGCCCCGGCCGGGCCCGCCGCCGTACGGAAGAAGTCCCAACGGCGCGGCTGCACCTGGCTGTTGACCGCCGGGCTGCTCGGCGCGCTGCTCCTGCTCTGTCTGCTCTCCGCCGGGCTCGGCGCGTACGGGATCCCCCTCGGCGACGTCCTGGGCTCCGTCCAGCACCGGATCGGCCTCGGCGGGACCGCGCTCGACCGGGTCGCCGAGAGCGTCCTGTGGAACGTCCGGCTGCCGCGCGTCGTCCTCGCGCTGCTCGTCGGCGCCTCGCTGGGCTGCGCGGGGGCCCTGATGCAGGGCGTGTTCGGCAATCCGCTGGCCGAGCCCGGCGTCATCGGCATCTCGGCGGGCGCGGCGGTCGGCGCGGTCGCGTCGATCGCGCTCGGCCTGACCTTCCTCGGCAACTGGACGGTGACGGTCTGCGCGTTCGTCTCGGGGCTGCTCACGGTCCTGCTGGTGTACGCGATGTCCCGCTCCGGCGGCCGTACGGAGGTGGTCACGCTCATCCTCACCGGCATCGCGGTGAACGCCTTCGCGGGCGCCCTCATCGGGCTCTCCATCTTCTTCGCCGACAACGCCCAGATCAGCCAGATCACCTTCTGGCAGCTCGGCTCACTGGCACAGGCGACCTGGCCCAAGGTGCTCGCCGTCCTGCCGTGCGCACTGCTCGGACTGGCCGTCGCGCCGTTCTACGCAGGGAAGTTGGACCTGCTCGCACTCGGCGAACGGCCGGCCCGGCATCTGGGTGTGGACGTCGAACGGCTCCGGGTCGTGCTGGTCCTGGTCGTCGCGCTGCTGACGGCGGCGGCGGTCGCGGTGGCGGGCATCATCACCTTCGTCGGCCTGCTGGTCCCGCATCTGCTGCGGATGGCGAACGGCCCCGGCCACCGCTTCCTGGTACCGGGCAGCGCGCTCGGCGGGGCGCTGGTCCTGGTCGCGGGCGACCTCGCGGCCCGCACGGTGGCCGCCCCGGCCGAACTGCCGCTGGGCGTCCTGACGGCACTCTTCGGCAGCCCGTTCTTCTTCTGGCTGCTGCGCAGGACACGTCGCAAGCAAGGGGGTTGGGCATGA
- a CDS encoding heme/hemin ABC transporter substrate-binding protein, giving the protein MRTQRLAGALISALALALVTAGCGAGGGSGDGDSGGTTKSSGSATAARADRVEPLATVPAPRLPVTVDSADGTKVTVTSADRLVPLTGSLSEIVFTLGLGEHVVARDITATFEQAEKLPVVTRAHDVSAESVLSLRPTLVLAETTTGPAEAVQQIRDAGIPLLVVAPAKGLDDVGERITTVAHALGADAAGEELSARTAERIAAVRKRIPAPADGVRPRVAFLYLRGSASVYLLGGRDSGASSLLEAAGAVDAGKESGLDKDFTAITSEALAKAAPDALLLMTKGLDSVGGPDGLVEIPGVAETPAGLDRRFVSVDDGVLLNYGPRTDQVLASLIEQLYPDGS; this is encoded by the coding sequence GTGCGCACTCAACGCCTGGCGGGCGCGCTCATCTCGGCGCTGGCGCTCGCCCTGGTCACCGCCGGCTGCGGTGCCGGCGGCGGCAGCGGTGACGGCGACAGCGGCGGGACCACGAAGAGTTCGGGGTCGGCGACGGCGGCCCGCGCCGACCGGGTCGAGCCACTGGCCACCGTCCCCGCGCCCCGGCTGCCGGTCACCGTGGACTCCGCCGACGGCACGAAGGTCACCGTCACCTCCGCCGACCGGCTCGTGCCGCTGACCGGATCGCTCAGCGAGATCGTCTTCACCCTCGGCCTCGGCGAGCACGTCGTGGCGCGCGACATCACGGCCACCTTCGAACAGGCCGAGAAACTGCCCGTGGTGACCCGGGCGCACGACGTCTCCGCCGAGAGCGTGCTCTCCCTCCGGCCGACCCTCGTGCTCGCCGAGACCACCACGGGGCCGGCGGAGGCCGTCCAGCAGATCCGGGACGCCGGGATTCCGCTGCTCGTCGTGGCGCCGGCCAAGGGCCTGGACGACGTCGGCGAACGCATCACAACGGTCGCGCACGCGCTGGGAGCCGACGCGGCGGGCGAGGAGTTGAGCGCGCGCACGGCGGAGCGGATCGCCGCCGTGCGGAAGCGGATACCGGCGCCCGCCGACGGTGTCAGGCCACGCGTCGCCTTCCTCTACCTCCGCGGCTCCGCCTCCGTCTATCTGCTCGGCGGCCGTGATTCCGGGGCGAGTTCACTGCTGGAGGCGGCCGGTGCCGTCGACGCGGGCAAGGAGTCGGGGCTCGACAAGGACTTCACGGCGATCACCAGCGAGGCACTGGCGAAGGCGGCGCCCGACGCGCTCCTGCTGATGACCAAGGGGCTCGACTCGGTGGGCGGGCCCGACGGACTGGTGGAGATCCCGGGGGTCGCCGAGACGCCCGCCGGTCTCGACCGCCGGTTCGTCTCCGTCGACGACGGCGTCCTGCTCAACTACGGGCCCCGTACCGACCAGGTACTCGCGTCCCTGATCGAACAGCTCTACCCGGACGGCTCCTGA
- a CDS encoding HtaA domain-containing protein produces MLSSRPVRALAVALLAALLGALLPAATAQAANRAVQGGRLDWGIKSSFQSYVTGPIAGGSWSLTGGAATVGGSQFRFHSASGTYDPDSGALRAGFGGGVRFTGHTEPDGSHELDLTISRPTVRISGGGGTLYADMASKAKGSGKITTRYQVPLAALSLGGIDMRGGGSPVSLSNVPATLTTQGATAFAGYYTAGTPLDPVSLSVDVAAGQDSVKKPGQNPSGAGKDSGKDTDKDSGDDSGKDGKARAGGAFEDAAVDWGVRRTYREYVTGPIAKGRWTLADGAQDGGALFRFPKGEGTYDAKKQTLDAGFAGSVRFTGTRLDLTLSKVSVRVKGGRGTLAADVTTGGGAPRTAVPLVTFIAKDFTPKDGLAALTEAPATLTEDGAETFGSLYRAGTAMDRVSLAVTVDTSAKLPALPDLGSDAGASAGPSPAAASDPPAGKAGTDDTDAVSASSSGSSHSLVRAGVGAAVLLAAAFAVYAGVRRRTPRAEAVAVAGAGTGPGADPDIGPAPGPDPGPGSASDQT; encoded by the coding sequence ATGCTGTCGTCCAGACCGGTGCGCGCTCTCGCCGTCGCGCTGCTCGCCGCACTTCTCGGGGCCCTGCTCCCGGCGGCCACGGCCCAGGCGGCGAACCGCGCCGTCCAGGGCGGCAGGCTCGACTGGGGGATCAAGTCCTCCTTCCAGAGCTATGTCACCGGGCCCATCGCGGGCGGCAGTTGGAGCCTGACCGGGGGAGCGGCCACCGTCGGCGGCAGCCAGTTCCGGTTCCACTCCGCCTCGGGGACGTACGACCCCGACAGCGGCGCGCTGCGCGCCGGATTCGGCGGCGGCGTACGGTTCACCGGCCACACCGAGCCCGACGGGTCGCACGAACTGGACCTCACCATCAGCCGCCCCACGGTCCGGATCTCCGGCGGCGGGGGCACCCTGTACGCCGACATGGCGAGCAAGGCCAAGGGCAGCGGCAAGATCACCACGCGCTACCAGGTCCCGCTCGCCGCGCTCTCCCTCGGCGGGATCGACATGCGGGGCGGTGGCAGCCCCGTCTCGCTCAGCAACGTCCCCGCCACGCTCACCACTCAGGGCGCCACCGCCTTCGCCGGGTACTACACGGCGGGCACCCCGCTCGACCCGGTCAGCCTCTCCGTCGACGTGGCCGCGGGCCAGGACTCCGTGAAGAAGCCCGGACAGAACCCGTCCGGCGCCGGGAAGGACTCCGGCAAGGACACGGACAAGGACTCCGGCGACGACTCCGGCAAGGACGGCAAGGCACGGGCCGGGGGCGCCTTCGAGGACGCGGCCGTCGACTGGGGCGTACGCCGCACGTACCGCGAGTACGTCACCGGCCCCATCGCCAAGGGCCGCTGGACGCTCGCCGACGGGGCGCAGGACGGCGGCGCGCTTTTCCGCTTCCCGAAGGGCGAGGGTACGTACGACGCGAAGAAGCAGACGCTCGACGCGGGCTTCGCGGGCAGCGTCCGCTTCACCGGCACCCGGCTCGACCTGACGCTGAGCAAGGTGAGCGTCCGGGTGAAGGGCGGCAGGGGCACCCTGGCCGCCGATGTCACCACCGGGGGCGGGGCGCCGCGCACGGCCGTACCCCTGGTCACCTTCATCGCGAAGGACTTCACGCCGAAGGACGGTCTCGCCGCGCTGACCGAGGCGCCCGCGACGCTCACCGAGGACGGCGCCGAGACCTTCGGCTCCCTCTACCGGGCGGGCACGGCGATGGACCGCGTCTCGCTCGCCGTGACCGTCGACACGTCGGCGAAGCTGCCCGCGCTGCCCGACCTGGGCAGCGACGCCGGGGCGTCCGCCGGGCCGTCGCCCGCCGCCGCGAGCGACCCGCCCGCCGGGAAGGCGGGGACGGACGACACCGACGCCGTCTCCGCGTCCTCGTCCGGGTCCTCCCACTCCCTCGTCCGGGCGGGCGTCGGCGCGGCCGTGCTGCTCGCCGCGGCGTTCGCGGTGTACGCCGGGGTGCGGCGCCGTACCCCGAGGGCGGAGGCCGTCGCCGTAGCCGGTGCGGGCACTGGGCCCGGCGCCGACCCCGACATCGGTCCTGCCCCCGGTCCTGACCCCGGCCCCGGCTCCGCTTCCGACCAGACCTGA
- a CDS encoding HtaA domain-containing protein, whose product MPATRRPLALAAAAATVVALGATAFAVPATAAPGAPAAPQLELKDGTLEWGFKESFRRYLLSPVAAGKITAADGATQAAGNGVFTFTDGAGTYDTGTHATATGFKGSVHFEGHHGVLDITLSDVKVNTGRTAGEITADVTSVTEGTSETRDDVSIADLDLTAVAPGRGENGAMVFKDIPATLTAAGSESFDGFYAAGTALDPATLSVTAGQPPTDPTDPTDPTDPTDPTDPTDPTDPTDPTDPTDDPTDPTTDPTDDPAVTEGSLVDGNLDWGVKKSFRTYVTGPVARGKVELADGAVQSGEAYRFTKATGTFDAAAQTLSAAFEGSVRFLGHEENGSYTLDLKLSGLEAEVKNGKGTLVADVSSKDRTTHEVATFKDLAIATLDLPAGELKAEDGVVALNSVPASLTAAGTEAFGGMYPEGEALDALTAAVSLSEDADLPGGSGGGTGGTGGTGGSDSGTTGGAGTTGGTAGGGTAGGTTGGTGSLASTGSEVPAGALMGAAGALAVAGGAAVYFARRRTQVTDTI is encoded by the coding sequence ATGCCAGCCACCCGCCGTCCCCTTGCCCTCGCGGCAGCTGCCGCCACCGTCGTGGCCCTCGGTGCCACCGCGTTCGCGGTCCCGGCCACCGCCGCCCCCGGAGCGCCCGCCGCGCCGCAGCTCGAACTGAAGGACGGCACCCTGGAGTGGGGCTTCAAGGAGTCCTTCCGCCGGTACCTCCTCTCGCCCGTCGCCGCCGGGAAGATCACGGCCGCCGACGGCGCCACCCAGGCCGCCGGGAACGGGGTGTTCACCTTCACCGACGGTGCCGGGACCTACGACACGGGCACGCACGCGACCGCCACCGGCTTCAAGGGGAGCGTGCACTTCGAGGGTCACCACGGGGTCCTGGACATCACGTTGAGCGACGTGAAGGTCAACACCGGCCGTACGGCGGGGGAGATCACCGCCGACGTCACCAGCGTGACCGAGGGCACGAGCGAGACACGCGACGACGTCTCCATCGCGGACCTCGACCTGACGGCGGTCGCGCCGGGCCGGGGCGAGAACGGCGCGATGGTCTTCAAGGACATCCCCGCCACCCTGACGGCCGCCGGCTCGGAGTCGTTCGACGGCTTCTACGCGGCGGGCACCGCCCTCGACCCGGCGACGCTCTCGGTCACGGCGGGCCAACCGCCCACGGACCCGACGGACCCGACCGATCCCACGGACCCGACGGACCCCACCGATCCCACGGACCCGACCGACCCCACGGACCCGACCGATCCCACCGATGATCCGACGGACCCCACGACCGACCCCACCGACGACCCTGCCGTCACGGAGGGTTCGCTCGTCGACGGCAACCTCGACTGGGGCGTCAAGAAAAGCTTCCGTACCTATGTGACGGGCCCCGTCGCCCGCGGCAAGGTCGAACTCGCCGACGGCGCCGTCCAGTCCGGTGAGGCGTACCGCTTCACGAAGGCCACCGGCACCTTCGACGCCGCCGCGCAGACCCTGTCCGCCGCGTTCGAAGGATCGGTCCGCTTCCTGGGCCACGAGGAGAACGGCTCGTACACCCTGGACCTCAAGCTCAGCGGTCTGGAGGCGGAGGTCAAGAACGGCAAGGGCACCCTCGTCGCCGACGTCAGCAGCAAGGACCGGACCACCCACGAAGTCGCCACCTTCAAGGACCTGGCCATCGCCACGCTCGACCTGCCGGCCGGTGAACTGAAGGCCGAGGACGGCGTCGTCGCGCTGAACTCCGTGCCCGCCTCGCTGACGGCGGCCGGCACCGAGGCGTTCGGCGGCATGTACCCGGAGGGCGAGGCACTGGACGCCCTCACGGCGGCCGTCTCCCTCTCCGAGGACGCGGATCTTCCGGGCGGTTCCGGCGGCGGCACCGGAGGTACGGGCGGTACGGGCGGCAGCGACAGCGGCACGACCGGCGGCGCGGGCACCACGGGCGGTACGGCGGGCGGCGGCACCGCCGGAGGCACCACGGGCGGCACCGGGAGCCTCGCCAGCACCGGTTCCGAGGTCCCGGCCGGCGCCCTGATGGGCGCGGCGGGCGCACTGGCCGTCGCGGGCGGCGCGGCCGTGTACTTCGCCCGTCGCCGTACGCAGGTCACCGACACGATCTGA
- a CDS encoding PhzF family phenazine biosynthesis protein translates to MTDFGSGATAGGGIEILRVFCGGDGRHGNALGVVRDGRDYPDQASRQAFAAELGLSETVFVDDPERGYVDIYTPGLRLPFAGHPLVGAAWLLDLETVNPPAGEVWARHDGEFTWITARPEWAPPRTLCRYGTPAEVDALPAPPPGEGWLYAWAWQDEPAGRVRARAFPRRGDGIVEDEATGAAALLLTAELGRALNITQGRGSQILTAPGPDGSIEIGGRVRLLQPR, encoded by the coding sequence GTGACTGACTTCGGCAGCGGCGCCACAGCGGGCGGCGGCATCGAGATACTGCGCGTCTTCTGCGGGGGCGACGGGCGGCACGGCAACGCGCTCGGCGTCGTCCGGGACGGCCGCGACTACCCCGACCAGGCGTCCAGGCAGGCGTTCGCCGCCGAACTCGGCCTCAGCGAGACCGTGTTCGTGGACGACCCCGAGCGCGGTTACGTCGACATCTACACCCCCGGCCTGCGGCTGCCGTTCGCCGGGCACCCGCTCGTCGGCGCCGCGTGGCTGCTCGACCTGGAGACCGTCAACCCGCCCGCCGGCGAGGTGTGGGCGCGCCACGACGGCGAGTTCACCTGGATCACGGCGCGCCCCGAATGGGCCCCGCCGCGCACCCTGTGCCGCTACGGGACGCCCGCCGAGGTCGACGCGCTCCCCGCCCCGCCGCCGGGCGAGGGCTGGCTCTACGCATGGGCGTGGCAGGACGAACCGGCGGGCCGGGTCAGGGCGCGGGCCTTCCCGCGCCGGGGCGACGGCATCGTGGAGGACGAGGCGACGGGGGCGGCGGCGCTGCTGCTCACCGCCGAACTCGGCCGCGCGCTGAACATCACGCAGGGCCGGGGGTCGCAGATCCTCACTGCCCCCGGCCCTGACGGCTCGATCGAGATCGGCGGACGCGTCCGCCTGCTCCAGCCCCGCTGA